The DNA region GAGAATGGGTTCgatcttcattttttcataaagtaAGGCGTTAGGTGGGTTGTGTAGTGGGTTCTCTGggtgagtgttcgtaaaaaagtgtttaaaagtatgcaaggtcgagctgtgaatttttttgaaattacatattgaatatacatacaaatgatgtaaaccaccttggaaaatataatccgtaagtatatttgcttcataaaacacataaaatttattcttcaacaatgaaaatgtactaTCATAAGAGGTGTTCAAAATGGAGTACTTCCATCTCGAAATATTTCCTAGCTTTTTAAATAAGATTATTTATTGCTCTTCttatcatatcgggattttgtttaacttctgcacaggcttcttctatcccCTACcgcaaatgctcccgtgaagttagaagtgtctgtcactttttcacgcacactcagtaggaactgagggttttaaatgaaaaagagttgaacagaatttcaaataattcagaatctcgacaaaggacaataaaaattatcaccgagggaataaaaacaggaccgcatttcgaaaaaatgatataaaatatgaattcgtccggttcctattcacttgtgacaagtgtgccatgcaaagtgaaaactgaattccttagaatgggttatgtagtttttcatggtgataactaaatttctgtaagggatgtgaaaaatatagattttggagcttgaatgaaaaatcaggatatactgagtactgccctgaaaatattaatattccataaaccgtttggaagagctttctgaagtaaacaaacccataaagtttgatcgaaattggaccttgcattctagagttatggctatcgcaaatttaggtcaatgttcatgaatcaccccgtacctccgaaactaatagccttaggatacaaaacgaGCAAGTTTtttgaaaggcctggatgacctgcattcaccattgagctatggccaacgactcatcatgaaacaccctgtataaagctaTTATCCTCTGAAGTAGTTGACCTAAGAGCAGGAGAACTCTTTTTGTGTAAAATACATTACAAGAATGCATAACATTAAGATTCTTCATTGGCGTCAAAATAAATGGAGAAAAACACTCACCATACCTTAGAATCCCCGCCACTGAATTCGAATATAGGGTGCAAAAAATAACTACATATTAATAGTAAAAAGCTCATTCGCAGGACCTAGTATATTGACgaaaaactaaaattttaatgtttttttgacaccctgtatctaaaaacgaaaaaatgtttctctttATAAGGAGTCATTAGGTTTCTGTAAGAAAACACTTATCTAGGAACGCCCtgtatacatacagggtgtatatACATGAACTGTGACATAACTCACGTTGGATCGAATTTTTCAATCCCTCCGTAATAGCTGATTCCCTTCGAAAAATTGTTGAGTTGATGGCACATATTATCGATTCCAAGGGCAGATTCCTTGCTGACCACGTCCAATTCGAGCTCGTGTTGTGCGGCTCTGTTGTTCCTCATTTGGTCCTCCATCTTATTAAACAGGCACTTCAGCTTTTCCAGCGAATTTCGGTATAATTCGATTTCGGTCAGCAGAGATTGTTCTGGATCGTCGTGCACCAGATCAGTccctaaaaaaatttcagagcCGTCAGAGCGTTATAATCGTCTGATAATTTCATATCACCACGGATGCGAGCGAGGCGAGGCGAGGCAAATGCTTTCGATCTATTTACCACCCGTCAACCTTTTTTCCTTATAGCAATAAAGAACATCTTTTCTACCTTGTTATATTTTTCTGGTGCCTTTGAGAAGACAACGCACGTGTATATCAGagaagtaggtacctacttttaaatttataattaaaaaaatggaTTTATGAAGAGTTGACGACGAGAATAGCCGCGACAGTAGCATGCAATCAAACCACCTTATTTGTCTAAGCTACTCGCGGAACACCTCAAGGAAGAGTAATATATACCCCTCTCCTATGGAGCTCAGTAGTGGATGAACtactatacaaggtgagtctttgattggtacaaatattttaacagaagattcttgggctaaaaaaaactgtttcctttacaattttctccaaatcggctcggttttaaagatacaggctattgaaaaaccataaaaaatcatttttagttctatctcacaaacggttttatcgaatgaaatgaatttcggaatatatagttcttctttcatttgatgaatctttttcgaagatatcacccacgtctccaGATTTCTCAAAGACCATtacgtaacataaaaataccaaaaattgaacccaactcttgaaactaagttggacgctatctaatgaatatttgaacgttttataaaataagagtattttttatattttctcgttcTCACGTATccgtgaaattttaaaaattgggtactttggctgaaaacaactctgtttaaaagatacacaaAATGAAGAtgagtagtgtcacagatttagctagttattctgtttttccagggatggcacagctcattaggaaaattcaaaatggatatctttttatcagggtcgaatcgaaaaaatggtaaaggaaaaatgtgtttcttttgacctcaagaatctaccgttaaaatatttgtacgagtcaaatactgaCCATGTATAGAGGCTAACGCTTAACTTCTAATGCCTAGGCTATGTTGGTTTGTTGATGCCAAACTCCTAATAGTAAGAAGTAAATTCGAGGGAACCCTTTGTAATTTATTACAGAAAGTCCTCGCAGAACTAACGAACAGTGCGCTGCTGTCAGTGGGGATCACTATCAATCCAACCAAGACCACAGTAAATCCGTTCACTCAGCAAAGGAAGCTTCCAGCCATGCAATCCATTTCACTAAATGGAGATATCAAAGAATGGAAGTCTGGAGTCAAATATCTGGGCATAAACCTGGACAGTGAGCTAATATGGATTAAGCATGCCAATATTATTGCTAGTAAAACGATAAGAGTTCTTATGGCATGCGGAAATTCGTCCGCTAAAACTTGGGGCTAAAATACTGCGATGGATATTCACTTAGACTAAACACTAAGAGGTTATGTCTATGGATGCTCATGATTGTGGAGGAACGAGGACTTCTTTAAGCCCttccagatactggagttcattggagcTCTGGAGCTCGAGGACgagctgtagatggcgcagatttgagaacagctctgatgggggccAAAGCCAAAATCACAGCTGCGTCGCCTTAAAGACGGCTGTGGCactatggacctaaactgaaaGTAGCAGCGAACTGTAACTCCATTTTTAAACTATGAATTGTACCTTGTTATAAACGATAACGATACCAAGGAAACATTTTAACATAAAGAATCATTGAACAAAAAACTATTTCATATCGGTAGGTACTCATTTCATAAATGAAGCAAAGTTTACCTAATctgttttctctctgatatagACATTCCTGCGCGATATGCAAGGGACCTTCTATGTCGTTCATAGCTTTCTGAATGCTTCTCCTAGAATCCTGCAGCAACGCTGACTCTGTCAGCAGTTTCTCCAATTCTGTTCTAACCTCGTTCCTCCAGAAGGTGGTGTCCGTTATTCTTTCCCCCAATCTTCGTCCTGATTCCCTTTGTCCTGCTAGGGTTTTTTCATCAGTTTCCCTTTAGAAAAGATATTTATTAGGATTCCGAACATTACTATTGAGAAAACTGCCGATATGGATGTCTGAATCAATCAGAATTACCAAGATGTGAAGCGAGAGTAATATTCAACAGGATTTAAGTGAAGTGGGCGATCtttctattgaatatttgaaaagcGTTTTGCTATTTGCTTATAAAACAACACTAGCTTCATTACAGAATTTTGTGACGCATCTAAATCGCAGTTTCGGAAATCCTTCTTATTCGATTTTATTCCTAGTTTAAAAAACCATTGAACCTAAAATATTACCTCATCACCCTGATGAACTCCCCCCTTAATCTTTCCGAATAATTCCTGTTGGTGTCCGATTCGTTGAAGTTCTTTAAATTGTTCTGAGTCCATTCGAAAGGAGTATATCGTGTATACAAAGCTGCCCTTGCAGCATGAGCTGGATTCCTGTCGAATCCTGTCACCAGATTAGGGAATTTCAAGGGCCTTGTGGCCATGCCATATGGTGTGTAGCATGGATCTACGATAGTGTTAGTCACAGGTTGACTTGGCCTGGAAAATCATAAAGgactttttcatcagaaatggAACACTGAAAGTTTCTAATCCTATTTAACAGCAGATTTATGTAGAGGAATTCCCGAAATATGACCAAGGAACTTGTGCATGATATTCCCACTTATATTTCGGGTGGATTCGCCTTATATGAGGTCGAGAATAGCTTTGTTTGAACACTGCACTGATTGGACAACATTTTGTTGTGGTCATTTGAAAAAAGTGCTGTTGAACGTTGAACCGCTATCTTTGAAAAATATACTGTACAAGTTTGTCAGTTGTATTTCTTGACACCTGTATAAgaagaaatatattataatagtAGTAAAGTATACATAAGaacaaaaattccgaaaaaccATGCAGAAATGGTAAtaaatcaagaaaaattttatgCTTGAGTGCAGTTTTGTGCTAGACATAAAGTATTTCGGactgaaaaattatgaaatctTGAATATGTGTCATCATATTCAAGATTTTTAAGTTAACTCTTTACTAAGAGTAACAAGTAAGGACAGAGGGGTGCCTTAACTAATACTGAATTAAGATCAAACAGTTTGATTGAATGAGGTGGGTAACCATTACAGTGGGGACAGTTCGATGTTTTCGTATCCGAGAGTTGGTCTCCATGGATGAGGTCTGGGGGTTTTGAAGTATTCACCAATTCTCGTTGGTATCGGTGCTCCAGCCACTTGCTCTACACAGGGGGTGGCACCCACTGTACTCCAGGGTTGCAGTTGCTGAAATCAATATATATTGATCTTCAAAAAATGGATCGAatagtattgaaaaataccGAGTACAACACTGTTTCGACCTTGGAACTCATCTTCCAGTTTTTCTCgaaaaacaattatttaaaaaaagggTATTTCCAGAGTGAGAACTTTTCTCTAAAGAAAAAGTCAAGGTGACATTTTTGTCTGATTTTCGGTCAGATTTTTCTAGTGAGACTTCTGTCAAGAAAATGAATAACATCTATGTTGAgtccattgaactaaagaaagaaactTGAGTCTTATGATGCTCTGTGCTCGAAATAATTTGACATTTATGTTAACCCCACTTTTTTGTAGTCAACtcaaaaataagaaataagaggatttttatttcatatgaATACGCTTCAATCTCATATTAAAACTATTACCATAACAGTTACTATCATTGTCACTGAATCATTGAAGGGTTTTCAGAAATCAATAGTGGTTCCAAATTCATAAATTCATCATCACTATGGCAAGTACTGAGGAAATTTTAAACAAACCCCCAGAACGTAAGgattttatatttgaataattaatCGATAATGAGTGAATAATATAATTTCCAAGATCTTACACCAATAATTCTTGGACTTTTCTGATCATACTCTCTTAACGTTGATTGATTTCTTAAAATATGATTTATGTTGTTACAATCTGAATTGTTATTCAGATTGTCCTGGCACACAAAGTGAAAGTGCTGGAAAAGCATCTGCTTGTGAGGGCTGCCCTAATAAACAAATATGTGCTTCGGGTGTAACTAAAGGACCTGATCCAGGAATTGAACTTGTTAAAAAACGATTACAAGATGTAAGAAATAAAATTCTTATTCTATCTGGAAAAGGAGGTGTCGGAAAAAGTACTGTTACTGCTTTGTTGAGCAGAACTCTAGCATTACGAAATTCTGAGATGAATGTGAGTATTTCGTTGCATACAATCACTCTTGTTATGAAATGAGATCTAATCATTGATTTTCTACAAAAGTCACTTACTCTATTATATCTACTTCTTCTGTGTTCTTCCCCACCAAAAATCATTTGAATAAGTTATTTCAATATAATATGTTTTAGATCAACTAAGGTTTTTCAGAGCACCTGAGGGTATAtgttgaaataattgttttattaaatatctttACAAATCAAAAAAATGGTTCTGCCTCCAACATGGAGAATCTCTGATACAGTGTTATATTTGTATCATCCTTATCCTGGTACAATGACCCATATTTTGTATACTAATAATCAATAAAAGGAAATATTAACCATTCTGTCCGATTTTCTCATTGGGAAAATGTGAATTGAGGGAAATTGAGGGTGAAAGTTGATTTGTCTCACAATACATTATTCCATTTTCCTATCTCCCCATCTTTATCAGAGTGGAAAGGCTTATCTTGTATTATTCCAGATCATTAATCAATAACCTATGCTCTTCATTGGCATTGTACTAAACAAAGAATCCATGCAAGTGTTGATTGCTCAGATAATTTTATCTCTGTCTGGAGAAAAGGTTTAATGACCCTTACATGGATAGCTTCTGATAAAACATGAGTTAAATTGAATAATGCAGTCAGCTATCATTATTCCTTTCTGAAAATTCTTGACAAATATGCATTCCCTGATATCCTTGCTTGATTTTGTGCCATctgataaattttttaaatcatATTACCATTGACCATTCCCCAAGAATAACCCTCTTCTCATGATAATTTTTTCCATGGAATATATTCTCCAAgtcaatattccaaaaaaaactCAACTAAGCTCCATATTtgataataatttttgttttctgcTACAATTAAGTATCATGTTGAGTTTTTTCTACAATAATGAGGATTCATGTATTATAGAAACCTGAAAAGCTAGAAACTGTAAGATTTGGAATAAGGATCTTGCATTCCACTCAAATGTACATTAAAGATATTAAAACTCTATCAGAAAATAAATTGGGATGGAAATTACACTCGACAAGATCAAAGAATCATGACTTTTGTTGTTAGagcggttgtgaactgtacagagcaagtgCAATTCAGTTTAAGATGTAAGGAAAATGTATCTGCTCTTGCTCTGCATAATTCACAACCTTTGTAAACCATGCTACAAACAAACCTAGTATTATTTtatgtttcaaaattttatattttttttataattctcTTAATCCAATTTGATTGTCATATCAGGTGGCAGTTTTAGATGTTGACATATGCGGTCCTTCTCAGCCAAGAGTAATGGGAGTGCAAGATGAACAGGTCCATCAATCCGGTTCTGGATGGTCTCCAGTAGTAAGTAGTTATATCACTTTTAATTGGGTTATATTAGGGTGTATTAGCTAATATAACAAGATTAAATGTGGATCCACCTTTGAAGTGAATCAGAAGATCGTGGGATCTAATTAACCAGAGGATTTACTAGCACCAGAAGTGAGTCAATTCATGCAttcatgaaaactcttattaAA from Coccinella septempunctata chromosome 1, icCocSept1.1, whole genome shotgun sequence includes:
- the LOC123322546 gene encoding tektin-3-like, which gives rise to MSSKVETVLYSQLQPWSTVGATPCVEQVAGAPIPTRIGEYFKTPRPHPWRPTLGYENIELSPLPSQPVTNTIVDPCYTPYGMATRPLKFPNLVTGFDRNPAHAARAALYTRYTPFEWTQNNLKNFNESDTNRNYSERLRGEFIRVMRETDEKTLAGQRESGRRLGERITDTTFWRNEVRTELEKLLTESALLQDSRRSIQKAMNDIEGPLHIAQECLYQRENRLGTDLVHDDPEQSLLTEIELYRNSLEKLKCLFNKMEDQMRNNRAAQHELELDVVSKESALGIDNMCHQLNNFSKGISYYGGIEKFDPTVSTQLTWAENSNRMVQRSQEERRKSSQMRSDVENLINGVAIEIWDAWSKTNNALARRAAETLEAKSKLQMHLHKIQQEIFSVEKNIELLKKAMNDKSNPMKVAHTRLEARTHRKQIELCRDIAQDRLVSEVHDLQNSIEYLNMKLQEAEAQHQQLLKTRANLESDLHNKVNTLFIDREKCMGMRRSFPITATIKY